From a region of the Georgenia yuyongxinii genome:
- the tal gene encoding transaldolase has product MTENTATDRLAELSGHGVSIWLDDLSRGHLRDGFLADLVGTKHVVGVTTNPTIFAGALAKAHDYDEQMGMLAAAGSGVDDAVIATTTDDVRDAADLFADVYHRTGGQDGRVSIEVDPRLSKDTDKTIEQARLLWSTVDRPNIFVKIPATKEGLPAITKAISEGISINVTLIFSLDRYRAVANAYLDGLELAQRAGIDLSGIRSVASFFVSRVDTEIDKRLDAIGTDEAKDLKGKAGIANARLAFQAFEEIFSTPRWEELAAAGAHVQRPLWASTGVKDPAYPDTMYVDELVVDGVVNTMPEKTMRAVADHANLRGDTVHGTYEESRRLLDQLERLGVSYTDVTDTLEEEAVVKFEKSWAELADTVTAALARAGVAR; this is encoded by the coding sequence ATGACCGAGAACACCGCAACCGACCGGCTCGCAGAGCTCAGCGGGCACGGCGTGTCGATCTGGCTCGACGACCTCTCCCGCGGGCACCTGCGCGACGGGTTCCTCGCCGACCTGGTCGGGACCAAGCACGTGGTGGGCGTGACCACCAACCCGACGATCTTCGCCGGCGCCCTGGCCAAGGCCCACGACTACGACGAGCAGATGGGCATGCTCGCCGCCGCCGGCAGCGGCGTGGACGACGCCGTCATCGCGACGACCACGGACGACGTCCGGGACGCGGCAGACCTGTTCGCCGACGTCTACCACCGGACAGGCGGCCAGGACGGGCGCGTGTCCATCGAGGTCGACCCACGCCTCTCCAAGGACACCGACAAGACCATCGAGCAGGCCCGCCTGCTGTGGTCCACCGTCGACCGGCCGAACATCTTCGTGAAGATCCCCGCCACCAAGGAGGGGCTGCCCGCCATCACCAAGGCGATCAGCGAGGGCATCAGCATCAACGTGACGCTGATCTTCTCCCTGGACCGCTACCGCGCCGTCGCCAACGCCTACCTCGACGGGCTCGAGCTCGCCCAGCGCGCCGGGATCGACCTGAGCGGCATCCGTTCGGTGGCCTCCTTCTTCGTGTCGCGGGTGGACACCGAGATCGACAAGCGGCTCGACGCGATCGGCACCGACGAGGCGAAAGACCTGAAGGGCAAGGCGGGCATCGCCAACGCCCGGCTGGCCTTCCAGGCCTTCGAGGAGATCTTCTCCACGCCGCGCTGGGAGGAGCTGGCCGCGGCCGGCGCCCATGTGCAGCGTCCGCTGTGGGCCTCCACCGGTGTGAAGGACCCGGCCTACCCGGACACCATGTACGTCGACGAGCTGGTCGTGGACGGCGTCGTCAACACCATGCCCGAGAAGACCATGCGCGCGGTGGCCGACCACGCGAACCTGCGCGGCGACACCGTCCACGGCACCTACGAGGAGTCCCGTCGGCTGCTCGACCAGCTCGAACGCCTCGGCGTCTCCTACACCGACGTCACCGACACCCTGGAGGAGGAGGCCGTGGTCAAGTTCGAGAAGAGCTGGGCGGAGCTCGCCGACACAGTCACCGCCGCCCTCGCGCGGGCCGGGGTGGCCCGATGA
- a CDS encoding glucose-6-phosphate isomerase, whose amino-acid sequence MSAPAGTVAWAGPEDGALIEVSATGDAAHAVQTHVPTLVADKVASRLAARDATLWGEAAEAEAAIRLGWTALHETSRPLLAPLKALRDELAAEGIDRVVLAGMGGSSLAPEVLAGTAGAQLVVLDSTDPGQVHRALEGDLTATVLVVSSKSGGTVETDSQRRTFEAAFTAAGLDAARHIVVVTDPGSPLETVAKDAGYRAVFAADPEVGGRFSALTAFGLVPAALAGVDVEQLLDDAAAVAPFFAEDSEANPALVLGAALGGTKPLRDKIVIRDAGSGLFHFGDWAEQLVAESTGKNGTGLLPVVAGADAPELTEPVAADVLPVLLTPLTDEPEDADDDGESAAVEVTVSGTLGGTLLLWEYAVAVAGRLMGIDPFDQPNVESAKAATRGLLEETPAPEPAAFADSGVEVRGPADLLRGATSVTEAVDNLLATLPENGYLAVMAYLDREGRPAEALGGVRAALAARTGRPVTFGWGPRFLHSTGQLHKGGPAVGVFLQITGAAKHLVQIPGRDFDFATLIAAQAAGDARVLAELGRPVLRLHVTSSDALAWLAGVLGGRLA is encoded by the coding sequence ATGAGCGCCCCGGCCGGCACGGTGGCCTGGGCGGGCCCGGAGGACGGCGCCCTCATCGAGGTCAGCGCCACGGGTGACGCCGCGCACGCGGTCCAGACCCACGTCCCGACCCTCGTCGCGGACAAGGTGGCCAGCCGCCTTGCCGCGCGGGACGCCACCTTGTGGGGCGAGGCCGCCGAGGCCGAGGCCGCGATCCGGCTCGGCTGGACCGCGCTGCACGAGACCTCCCGCCCGCTGCTCGCCCCGCTCAAGGCACTGCGGGACGAGCTCGCCGCCGAGGGCATCGACCGGGTGGTCCTCGCCGGGATGGGCGGTTCCTCCCTCGCGCCCGAGGTCCTCGCCGGCACCGCCGGCGCCCAGCTCGTGGTCCTGGACTCCACGGACCCCGGGCAGGTGCACCGGGCCCTCGAGGGTGACCTGACGGCCACCGTCCTGGTGGTCTCCTCGAAGTCGGGCGGCACGGTCGAGACCGACTCCCAGCGCCGCACCTTCGAGGCCGCGTTCACCGCAGCCGGCCTCGACGCCGCCCGGCACATCGTCGTCGTCACCGACCCCGGCTCGCCCCTGGAGACTGTCGCGAAGGACGCCGGGTACCGGGCCGTGTTCGCGGCCGACCCCGAGGTCGGAGGCCGGTTCTCCGCGCTGACGGCGTTCGGGCTGGTCCCGGCCGCGCTCGCCGGCGTGGACGTCGAGCAGCTGCTCGACGACGCCGCCGCCGTCGCCCCGTTCTTCGCCGAGGACTCCGAGGCCAACCCGGCCCTGGTGCTCGGCGCGGCGTTGGGCGGCACCAAGCCACTGCGGGACAAGATCGTCATCCGCGACGCCGGCTCCGGACTGTTCCACTTCGGCGACTGGGCCGAGCAGCTGGTTGCGGAGTCCACCGGCAAGAACGGCACCGGGCTGCTGCCGGTGGTCGCCGGCGCCGACGCCCCCGAGCTCACGGAGCCCGTCGCCGCGGACGTCCTGCCCGTGCTGCTCACCCCGCTGACCGACGAGCCCGAGGACGCCGACGACGACGGCGAGAGCGCCGCCGTCGAGGTCACCGTCTCCGGCACGCTCGGCGGCACCCTCCTGCTGTGGGAGTACGCGGTCGCCGTCGCCGGCCGGCTCATGGGCATCGACCCGTTCGACCAGCCCAACGTGGAATCCGCCAAGGCGGCCACCCGCGGGCTGCTCGAGGAGACCCCGGCCCCAGAGCCTGCTGCGTTCGCCGACTCCGGCGTCGAGGTCCGCGGCCCCGCGGACCTCCTGCGCGGCGCCACCTCCGTCACGGAGGCGGTGGACAACCTCCTCGCCACCCTGCCCGAGAACGGCTACCTCGCCGTCATGGCCTACCTCGACCGCGAGGGCCGGCCGGCCGAGGCGCTCGGCGGGGTCCGCGCGGCCCTGGCCGCCCGCACCGGCCGGCCGGTGACCTTCGGCTGGGGCCCACGGTTCCTGCACTCGACCGGGCAGCTCCACAAGGGCGGCCCCGCCGTCGGGGTGTTCCTGCAGATCACCGGGGCCGCCAAGCACCTGGTGCAGATCCCGGGCCGGGACTTCGACTTCGCCACCCTCATCGCCGCCCAGGCGGCCGGAGATGCCCGGGTGCTCGCCGAGCTGGGGCGGCCCGTGCTGCGCCTGCACGTCACCTCCTCCGACGCCCTCGCCTGGCTCGCCGGTGTCCTCGGAGGTCGCCTCGCATGA
- the secG gene encoding preprotein translocase subunit SecG, producing the protein MDALRIILQVLLVLTSVFLILTILMHKGKGGGVSDMFGGGFSSSVGSSGVAERNLNRITIGISLVWITCIVLIGLIQKFEL; encoded by the coding sequence GTGGATGCACTGCGGATCATCCTGCAGGTGCTGCTGGTACTGACCAGCGTGTTCCTGATCCTGACCATCCTCATGCACAAGGGCAAGGGCGGCGGCGTCTCTGACATGTTCGGAGGTGGCTTCTCGAGCAGCGTGGGGTCATCCGGCGTGGCGGAGCGCAACCTCAACCGGATCACGATCGGCATCTCGCTGGTCTGGATCACGTGCATCGTGCTCATCGGGCTTATCCAGAAGTTCGAGCTGTAG
- the gap gene encoding type I glyceraldehyde-3-phosphate dehydrogenase has translation MTIRVGINGFGRIGRNFTRAVLESGADIEIVGVNDLTDNKTLAHLLKYDSVFGVLKENVSFTEDSITVGKQTFKALEEKDPAKLPWGELGADIVIESTGRFTDATKAKAHIDAGAKKVIISAPGTNEDATFVIGVNHTDYDPANHHVISNASCTTNCLAPMAKVLDEQFGIVRGLMTTIHAYTADQNLQDGPHKDLRRARAANLSIIPTSTGAAKAVSLVLPQLKGKLDGYALRVPTPTGSATDLTFTAGREVTVEEVNNAIKKAAENEMKGVLEYTEDPIVSSDIVGNPHTSIFDAGLTKVIGDQVKVVSWYDNEYGYSSSLVKLVEYVGERL, from the coding sequence GTGACCATCCGCGTCGGCATCAACGGCTTCGGCCGCATCGGCCGTAACTTCACCCGCGCCGTGCTCGAGTCGGGCGCTGACATCGAGATCGTTGGCGTCAACGACCTGACCGACAACAAGACGCTCGCCCACCTGCTGAAGTACGACTCCGTGTTCGGCGTCCTCAAGGAGAACGTGTCCTTCACCGAGGACTCCATCACCGTGGGCAAGCAGACGTTCAAGGCGCTGGAGGAGAAGGACCCGGCCAAGCTGCCGTGGGGCGAGCTCGGCGCGGACATCGTCATCGAGTCCACCGGCCGCTTCACGGACGCGACCAAGGCGAAGGCCCACATCGACGCCGGTGCCAAGAAGGTCATCATCTCCGCGCCCGGCACGAACGAGGACGCCACGTTCGTCATCGGTGTCAACCACACCGACTACGACCCGGCGAACCACCACGTCATCTCGAACGCCTCCTGCACCACCAACTGCCTGGCCCCGATGGCCAAGGTGCTCGACGAGCAGTTCGGGATCGTCCGCGGCCTCATGACCACGATCCACGCCTACACCGCCGACCAGAACCTCCAGGACGGCCCCCACAAGGACCTGCGCCGCGCCCGCGCCGCGAACCTGAGCATCATCCCGACCTCCACCGGCGCGGCCAAGGCCGTCTCCCTCGTGCTCCCGCAGCTCAAGGGCAAGCTGGACGGCTACGCGCTGCGTGTGCCGACCCCCACCGGCTCGGCGACCGACCTCACCTTCACCGCCGGCCGCGAGGTCACGGTCGAGGAGGTCAACAACGCGATCAAGAAGGCCGCCGAGAACGAGATGAAGGGGGTCCTGGAGTACACGGAGGACCCGATCGTCTCCAGCGACATCGTCGGCAACCCGCACACGAGCATCTTCGACGCGGGCCTGACCAAGGTCATCGGCGACCAGGTGAAGGTCGTCTCCTGGTACGACAACGAGTACGGCTACTCCAGCTCGCTGGTGAAGCTGGTCGAGTACGTCGGCGAGCGTCTCTGA
- a CDS encoding RNA polymerase-binding protein RbpA translates to MAGGSAIRGSRVGAGPMGEAERGEAAPRVWVSYWCSQGHEVRPSFAKEPDIVIPATWDCPRCGLPAGQDKENPPMPQKTEPYKTHLAYVKERRSDEDGAALLDEALAALRERRGG, encoded by the coding sequence GTGGCTGGTGGAAGTGCGATCCGCGGCTCGCGTGTCGGCGCAGGACCGATGGGAGAGGCCGAGCGGGGCGAGGCAGCCCCTCGGGTCTGGGTGTCCTACTGGTGCTCACAGGGCCACGAGGTGCGGCCGAGCTTCGCCAAGGAGCCCGACATCGTCATCCCGGCGACATGGGACTGCCCGCGGTGCGGCCTGCCCGCTGGGCAGGACAAGGAGAACCCTCCGATGCCGCAGAAGACGGAGCCGTACAAGACCCACCTGGCTTACGTGAAGGAGCGACGCTCCGACGAGGACGGCGCCGCACTTCTCGACGAGGCCCTGGCCGCCCTGCGCGAGCGTCGCGGGGGCTGA
- a CDS encoding phosphoglycerate kinase: MKTIEDLGDLRGKRVLVRSDFNVPLDGTTITDDGRIRAALPTLQALTGAGAKVVVTAHLGRPKGAPDPKYSLAPVADRLGELLGAAVVLAKDTVGEDAKAVVAALADGEVALLENIRFDARETSKDDAERAALADELAALADAYVSDGFGVVHRKQASVYDVAKKLPHAAGKLVFKEIDSLSKATENPQRPYVVVLGGSKVSDKLGVIANLLGKADRLLIGGGMVFTFLAAKGYQVGSSLLEKDQIDTVKGYLTEAEAKGVEIVLPTDIVVAPEFKADAPATTVAADAIPADQMGLDIGPESGQLFATKIADAKTVVWNGPMGVFEFDAFAAGTKAVAQAMSEADGFTIVGGGDSAAAVRTLGFDESTFSHISTGGGASLEYLEGKTLPGIAVLED; encoded by the coding sequence GTGAAGACCATCGAGGACCTCGGCGACCTGCGCGGCAAGCGCGTGCTCGTCCGCTCCGACTTCAACGTCCCGCTCGACGGGACCACCATCACCGACGACGGCCGCATCCGCGCCGCGCTGCCCACCCTGCAGGCGCTGACCGGCGCGGGCGCCAAGGTCGTCGTCACCGCACACCTCGGCCGTCCCAAGGGCGCTCCCGACCCCAAGTACTCCCTCGCCCCGGTCGCCGACCGCCTCGGTGAGCTCCTCGGTGCCGCCGTCGTCCTGGCCAAGGACACCGTCGGCGAGGACGCCAAGGCCGTCGTCGCCGCCCTGGCCGACGGCGAGGTCGCGCTGCTGGAGAACATCCGCTTCGACGCCCGCGAGACGTCCAAGGACGACGCCGAGCGCGCGGCCCTCGCCGACGAGCTCGCGGCCCTGGCCGACGCCTACGTCTCCGACGGGTTCGGCGTGGTTCACCGCAAGCAGGCCTCCGTCTACGACGTCGCCAAGAAGCTCCCGCACGCCGCCGGCAAGCTGGTCTTCAAGGAGATCGACTCCCTGAGCAAGGCCACCGAGAACCCCCAGCGGCCCTACGTCGTCGTCCTGGGCGGCTCGAAGGTCTCCGACAAGCTCGGCGTCATCGCCAACCTGCTGGGCAAGGCCGACCGCCTGCTCATCGGCGGCGGCATGGTCTTCACGTTCCTGGCCGCCAAGGGCTACCAGGTGGGCAGCTCGCTGCTCGAGAAGGACCAGATCGACACGGTCAAGGGCTACCTGACCGAGGCCGAGGCCAAGGGCGTCGAGATCGTCCTGCCCACGGACATCGTCGTCGCGCCGGAGTTCAAGGCCGACGCGCCCGCCACCACCGTGGCCGCCGACGCCATCCCGGCCGACCAGATGGGCCTGGACATCGGCCCCGAGTCCGGGCAGCTGTTCGCCACGAAGATCGCCGACGCGAAGACCGTGGTGTGGAACGGGCCCATGGGTGTGTTCGAGTTCGACGCCTTCGCGGCCGGCACCAAGGCCGTGGCGCAGGCGATGAGCGAGGCCGACGGCTTCACCATCGTCGGCGGCGGCGACTCCGCCGCGGCCGTGCGCACGCTCGGCTTCGACGAGTCCACCTTCTCCCACATCTCCACGGGCGGCGGCGCGTCCCTGGAGTACCTGGAGGGCAAGACCCTCCCCGGCATCGCCGTCCTGGAGGACTGA
- the zwf gene encoding glucose-6-phosphate dehydrogenase, with amino-acid sequence MSSAPTTAANPLRDRRDRRLPRIAGPAGLVIFGITGDLAKRKLMPAIYDLANRGLLPPSFALTGFGRRKWSTAEFAEVVHDAVREHARTPFNERTWDQLVSGFRFVQGEFGDDDAFDRLAETVQTLDEQRGTGGNHAFYLSVPPDAFPVVLRQLARSGLSGRRAEGWRRVVIEKPFGHDLASAQELDRVVSEVFPPDSVFRIDHYLGKETVQNILALRFANQFFEPVWNAHYVDHVQITMAEDIGIGTRAGYYDGIGAARDVIQNHLLQLLALTAMEEPVSFDSDALRAEKEKILAAVTLPEDLSLHTARGQYAAGWQGGVQVRGYLGEDGIPADSNTETYAAMRLDVDTRRWAGVPFYLRAGKRLGRRVTEIAVVFKRAPHLPFDLTDTQELGQNALVIRVQPDEGVTIRFGAKVPGTAMEVRDVTMDFGYGHAFTENSPEAYERLILDVLLGDPPLFPRQKEVELSWQILDPVMEAWARSGQPETYMPGSWGPPGSHDMLALDGRAWRRP; translated from the coding sequence ATGAGCAGTGCGCCCACCACGGCGGCGAACCCCCTGCGGGACCGGCGGGACCGGCGCCTGCCGCGCATCGCCGGGCCCGCGGGACTGGTGATCTTCGGGATCACCGGCGACCTGGCCAAGCGCAAGCTCATGCCCGCCATCTACGACCTGGCCAACCGCGGCCTGCTGCCGCCCTCGTTCGCGCTGACCGGGTTCGGCCGGCGGAAGTGGAGCACCGCGGAGTTCGCGGAGGTCGTGCACGACGCCGTCCGGGAGCACGCTCGCACGCCGTTCAACGAGCGGACCTGGGACCAGCTGGTCTCCGGGTTCCGGTTCGTCCAGGGCGAGTTCGGCGACGACGACGCCTTCGACCGGCTCGCCGAGACGGTCCAGACGCTCGACGAGCAGCGCGGCACCGGCGGCAACCACGCGTTCTACCTCTCCGTGCCGCCGGACGCCTTCCCCGTGGTGCTGCGCCAGCTCGCCCGGTCCGGCCTGTCCGGACGTCGCGCGGAGGGCTGGCGGCGGGTGGTCATCGAGAAGCCGTTCGGCCACGACCTCGCCTCGGCGCAGGAGCTGGACCGGGTGGTCTCGGAGGTCTTCCCGCCCGACTCGGTGTTCCGCATCGACCACTACCTGGGCAAGGAGACCGTCCAGAACATCCTGGCGCTGCGGTTCGCCAACCAGTTCTTCGAGCCCGTGTGGAACGCGCACTACGTGGACCACGTGCAGATCACGATGGCCGAGGACATCGGCATCGGCACCCGGGCCGGCTACTACGACGGTATCGGCGCGGCGCGGGACGTCATCCAGAACCACCTGCTCCAGCTCCTCGCACTCACCGCGATGGAGGAGCCCGTCTCCTTCGACTCCGACGCGCTGCGTGCGGAGAAGGAGAAGATCCTCGCCGCCGTCACCCTGCCCGAGGACCTCTCGCTGCACACCGCCCGCGGGCAGTACGCCGCCGGGTGGCAGGGCGGGGTGCAGGTGCGCGGCTACCTCGGGGAGGACGGCATCCCGGCCGACTCCAACACCGAGACGTACGCCGCGATGCGCCTGGACGTGGACACCCGCCGCTGGGCGGGTGTGCCGTTCTACCTGCGCGCCGGCAAGCGTCTGGGCCGCCGGGTGACCGAGATCGCCGTCGTCTTCAAGCGGGCCCCGCACCTGCCGTTCGACCTCACCGACACCCAGGAGCTCGGGCAGAACGCCCTGGTGATCCGGGTGCAGCCGGACGAGGGCGTGACCATCCGGTTCGGTGCGAAGGTGCCGGGCACCGCGATGGAGGTCCGCGACGTCACGATGGACTTCGGTTACGGCCACGCGTTCACGGAGAACTCTCCCGAGGCGTACGAGCGGCTCATCCTCGACGTGCTCCTCGGTGACCCGCCGCTGTTCCCGCGCCAGAAGGAGGTCGAGCTGTCCTGGCAGATCCTCGACCCGGTCATGGAGGCCTGGGCGCGCAGCGGGCAGCCGGAGACATACATGCCCGGCTCGTGGGGGCCGCCCGGCTCGCACGACATGCTCGCCCTCGATGGGCGCGCCTGGCGCCGTCCCTGA
- a CDS encoding glucose-6-phosphate dehydrogenase assembly protein OpcA, whose translation MIVTLNDTTSAAVGSRLVSLREEGGAVALGRVLTLVILADDERSAEQAIRVSNVASHEHPARVLAVLPDADGGGRAGLNAQIRVGAHAGASEVVVLRPYGGAGSRPDTLIMPLLLPDAPIVTWWANTPPEAPSKDPIGQMAHRRITNSIHCADPGAVLATLRENYSPGDTDLAWAGLTMWRTVLAASLDEPPYEPVTAVTVSGSSSHPSIALLAGWLALRLQVPVTMVADGHDAISGVILERESGPISLTRAQGSTVALLSRPGRPDQPVNLPQRELENSLMEELRRLDPDITYGEVLTEGLRLVEMD comes from the coding sequence ATGATCGTCACGCTGAACGACACCACGTCAGCTGCCGTGGGCAGCCGGCTTGTCTCGCTGCGCGAGGAGGGCGGCGCCGTCGCCCTCGGGCGGGTGCTCACCCTGGTGATCCTCGCCGACGACGAGCGCTCCGCGGAGCAGGCCATCCGCGTCTCCAACGTGGCTTCGCACGAGCACCCGGCCCGCGTGCTGGCGGTGCTGCCCGACGCCGACGGCGGCGGCCGGGCCGGGCTCAACGCGCAGATCCGCGTCGGTGCGCACGCCGGCGCGTCCGAGGTGGTGGTCCTGCGCCCGTACGGCGGTGCCGGCTCCCGGCCCGACACGCTGATCATGCCGCTGCTGCTGCCCGACGCCCCGATCGTGACCTGGTGGGCCAACACCCCGCCGGAGGCGCCGTCGAAGGACCCGATCGGTCAGATGGCGCACCGCCGGATCACCAACAGCATCCACTGCGCCGACCCCGGCGCGGTCCTGGCCACGCTCCGGGAGAACTACTCCCCCGGAGACACCGACCTGGCCTGGGCCGGCCTGACGATGTGGCGCACGGTCCTGGCCGCCTCGCTAGACGAGCCACCGTACGAGCCCGTCACCGCGGTCACGGTCTCCGGCTCGTCCTCGCACCCGTCGATCGCGCTGCTGGCCGGCTGGCTGGCGCTGCGGCTGCAGGTGCCGGTCACCATGGTCGCGGACGGGCACGACGCGATCAGCGGCGTCATCCTCGAGCGGGAGTCGGGACCGATCAGTCTGACCCGGGCACAGGGGTCCACCGTGGCGCTGCTCTCCCGGCCCGGCCGACCCGACCAGCCGGTGAACCTGCCCCAGCGTGAGCTCGAGAACTCCCTCATGGAGGAGCTGCGCCGGCTCGACCCGGACATCACCTACGGCGAGGTGCTCACCGAGGGGCTGCGGCTGGTGGAGATGGACTGA
- the tpiA gene encoding triose-phosphate isomerase encodes MTTRTPLMAGNWKMNLDHHEAIALVQKLAWTLKDAKHDFGAVEVVVVPPFTDLRSVQTLVDGDKLDVRYGAQDISAHASGAYTGEISAAMLAKLGVSYAVVGHSERRQFHAEDDALVGAKAKAALGAGITPIICVGEGLDVRKAGDQVSYTLAQVDGAYDGISAEDAAKTVIAYEPVWAIGTGEVATPEDAQEVCGAIRGRLAELYSADVADAVRVLYGGSVKSSNVASIMAQEDVDGALVGGASLKAEEFAAIARFRDHQV; translated from the coding sequence ATGACCACTCGCACCCCGCTGATGGCGGGCAACTGGAAGATGAACCTCGACCACCACGAGGCCATCGCACTGGTCCAGAAGCTCGCCTGGACGCTCAAGGACGCCAAGCACGACTTCGGCGCCGTCGAGGTGGTGGTGGTCCCGCCGTTCACGGACCTCCGCTCCGTGCAGACCCTGGTCGACGGCGACAAGCTGGACGTCCGCTACGGCGCCCAGGACATCTCCGCGCACGCCTCGGGCGCCTACACCGGTGAGATCTCCGCGGCGATGCTGGCCAAGCTCGGCGTGAGCTACGCGGTCGTCGGCCACTCCGAGCGGCGCCAGTTCCACGCCGAGGACGACGCGCTCGTGGGCGCCAAGGCCAAGGCCGCGCTGGGCGCCGGCATCACGCCGATCATCTGCGTCGGCGAGGGGCTCGACGTCCGCAAGGCCGGCGACCAGGTGTCCTACACCCTCGCCCAGGTCGACGGCGCGTACGACGGGATCTCCGCGGAGGACGCCGCGAAGACGGTCATCGCCTACGAGCCCGTGTGGGCCATCGGCACCGGTGAGGTCGCCACGCCTGAGGACGCGCAGGAGGTGTGCGGCGCGATCCGCGGCCGTCTGGCCGAGCTGTACTCCGCCGACGTCGCCGACGCCGTGCGGGTGCTGTACGGCGGCTCGGTGAAGTCCTCCAACGTGGCATCGATCATGGCCCAGGAGGACGTCGACGGCGCCCTCGTGGGCGGTGCGAGCCTGAAGGCCGAGGAGTTCGCGGCGATCGCGCGCTTCCGCGACCACCAGGTCTGA